One window of the Pseudomonas knackmussii B13 genome contains the following:
- a CDS encoding ArnT family glycosyltransferase — protein sequence MQVKVELERRVWLLVTLALLVLLCFWGIGDLALLSTNEARRAVTVREMFVAHDWLLPRMNGELYLAKPPLFYWLALIPTYLFGGVSELTVRLPSAIFGLASIAGAFYCGNRIGGRALGLYSAIILGANATFSLFARSAEIESSLTGFCFLSLLCAWIYLFVDGRRRWSLLSYLLLGGALLSKGPVALLLVTLPVLVFTLIRRPERGRQYLCDVPGWLIALFLGIVWYAAVTAHEGFDVWKAIFKQDIVDKIGGQGADHWYAYLLYIAGDFAPFCLLLFFRPLQLWRQIRQDPRLLLLACAVLVPLVVFSLFSDKHAKYLLPTYPALAVLIAWHWTQVLEPLAGWKRKLMTWFPLVLLAGFVAFYGLAMKKVYGYRLHAMPQITRAAEAYPQLQIYSLELPDMRLVYYAGRQVKIITPADLLGIDEGLLFIRGDLPPELNIDPRCVSAQIPKYLSKHKGLQAVLLGKSCTAGSNVAQVPAAPAS from the coding sequence ATGCAGGTCAAGGTCGAACTGGAGCGTCGGGTCTGGCTGCTCGTCACGCTCGCATTGCTGGTGCTGCTGTGCTTCTGGGGCATCGGCGACCTCGCCCTGCTGAGCACCAACGAAGCCCGCCGCGCGGTGACCGTGCGCGAGATGTTCGTCGCCCACGACTGGCTGCTGCCGCGCATGAACGGCGAGCTCTACCTGGCCAAGCCGCCGCTGTTCTACTGGCTGGCGCTGATCCCCACGTACCTGTTCGGGGGCGTCTCTGAACTGACCGTGCGCCTGCCCTCGGCCATCTTCGGCCTGGCCTCCATCGCCGGCGCCTTCTACTGCGGTAACCGCATCGGCGGCCGCGCGCTAGGCCTGTACAGCGCGATCATCCTCGGCGCCAACGCCACCTTCAGCCTGTTCGCCCGCAGCGCCGAGATCGAAAGCTCGCTGACCGGCTTCTGCTTCCTCTCGCTGCTCTGCGCCTGGATCTACCTGTTCGTCGACGGCCGCCGCCGCTGGTCGCTGCTCAGCTACCTGCTGCTGGGCGGCGCACTGCTCAGCAAGGGCCCGGTGGCACTGCTGCTGGTGACCCTGCCGGTGCTGGTGTTCACCCTCATCCGCCGCCCGGAGCGTGGCCGCCAGTACCTGTGCGACGTGCCCGGCTGGCTGATCGCGCTGTTCCTCGGCATCGTCTGGTACGCCGCCGTCACCGCCCACGAAGGCTTCGACGTGTGGAAGGCGATCTTCAAGCAGGACATCGTCGACAAGATCGGCGGCCAGGGCGCAGACCACTGGTACGCCTACCTGCTGTACATCGCCGGCGACTTCGCGCCCTTCTGCCTGCTGCTGTTCTTCCGCCCGCTGCAGCTGTGGCGGCAGATCCGCCAGGACCCGCGCCTGCTGCTGCTCGCCTGCGCCGTGCTGGTGCCGCTGGTGGTGTTCTCGCTGTTCAGCGACAAGCACGCCAAGTACCTGCTGCCGACCTACCCGGCGCTGGCCGTCCTGATCGCCTGGCACTGGACCCAGGTGCTGGAGCCGCTGGCCGGCTGGAAGCGCAAGCTGATGACCTGGTTCCCGCTGGTGCTGCTGGCTGGCTTCGTCGCCTTCTACGGCCTGGCCATGAAGAAGGTCTACGGCTACCGCCTGCACGCCATGCCGCAGATCACCCGCGCCGCCGAGGCTTATCCCCAGCTGCAGATCTACAGCCTGGAGCTGCCGGACATGCGCCTCGTCTACTACGCCGGCCGCCAGGTGAAGATCATCACCCCCGCCGACCTGCTGGGCATCGACGAGGGCCTGCTGTTCATCCGCGGCGACCTGCCGCCGGAGCTGAACATCGACCCGCGTTGCGTCAGCGCGCAGATTCCCAAGTACTTGAGCAAGCACAAGGGCCTGCAAGCGGTACTGCTCGGCAAGTCGTGCACGGCGGGCAGCAACGTCGCCCAGGTCCCGGCCGCGCCCGCCTCCTGA
- a CDS encoding methyl-accepting chemotaxis protein produces the protein MKNWTLRQRILGSFAVVIAIMLLMVVFSYLRLLAVERDARRGSEDAMPGIYALALVRSAWTDMMLDTQTLVGLGDGKPLDAKVRKEFDDNHELLLERIASYRTTVHEDEDRRMLAQFSQQAEDFQRQLMQLLELNGKDHEAARKQLAEQLAPSWNAGRKTLNDLITLNKRIADGATETIVREVQLAKLTMLVSLLFAVIAAGVCGLLLTRAITAPVGYVVKGLAAMSGGDLTTRLTLDRNDELGVIETGFNGMAEELKGLVSQAQRSAIQVTTSVTEIAATSKQQQATATETAATTTEIGATSREIVATSRDLVRTMNEVSAAAEQTSTLAGSGQLGLARMEETMHQVMGAAELVNAKLAILNERAGNITQVVTTIVKVADQTNLLSLNAAIEAEKAGEYGRGFAVVATEVRRLADQTAVATYDIEQMVREIQSAVSAGVMGMDKFSEEVRRGIAEVGQVGEQLSQIIHQVQALAPRVQMVNEGMQAQATGAEQINQALVQLGEATGQTVESLRQASFAIDELNLVANGLRNGVSRFKV, from the coding sequence GTGAAGAATTGGACTCTCCGCCAACGCATCCTCGGCAGCTTCGCCGTGGTCATCGCAATCATGCTGCTGATGGTGGTGTTCTCCTACCTCCGCCTGCTGGCGGTCGAGCGCGACGCCCGCCGGGGGAGCGAGGACGCCATGCCGGGGATCTACGCGCTGGCCCTGGTGCGCTCGGCCTGGACCGACATGATGCTCGACACCCAGACGCTGGTCGGCCTGGGCGACGGCAAGCCCCTGGACGCCAAGGTTCGCAAGGAATTCGACGACAACCACGAGTTGCTGCTCGAGCGGATCGCCAGCTACCGGACCACGGTGCACGAGGACGAGGACCGACGCATGCTGGCGCAGTTCAGCCAACAGGCCGAGGACTTCCAGCGCCAGCTCATGCAGCTGCTGGAGCTCAATGGCAAGGACCACGAAGCTGCCCGCAAGCAGCTGGCTGAACAGCTCGCGCCGAGCTGGAACGCAGGGCGAAAGACCCTCAACGATCTGATCACGCTGAACAAGCGGATCGCCGACGGCGCCACCGAAACCATCGTCCGTGAAGTGCAGCTGGCCAAGCTGACCATGCTCGTATCGCTGCTGTTCGCGGTTATCGCGGCTGGCGTCTGCGGTCTTCTGCTGACGCGCGCCATCACCGCGCCGGTGGGCTATGTGGTGAAAGGTCTGGCAGCCATGAGCGGCGGCGACCTGACCACCCGCCTGACGCTGGACCGCAACGACGAGCTCGGCGTTATCGAGACCGGTTTCAACGGCATGGCCGAGGAGCTCAAGGGGCTGGTGTCGCAAGCGCAGCGTTCGGCTATCCAGGTCACCACCTCGGTTACCGAGATCGCCGCGACTTCCAAGCAGCAGCAGGCCACCGCCACCGAGACCGCCGCGACCACCACCGAGATCGGCGCGACCTCGCGGGAGATCGTCGCCACCTCGCGCGACCTGGTGCGCACCATGAACGAGGTGTCCGCCGCCGCCGAGCAGACTTCCACCCTGGCCGGCTCCGGCCAGCTGGGCCTGGCGCGCATGGAGGAGACCATGCACCAGGTGATGGGCGCCGCCGAGCTGGTCAACGCCAAGCTGGCGATCCTCAACGAGCGCGCCGGCAACATCACCCAGGTGGTGACCACCATCGTCAAGGTCGCCGACCAGACCAACCTGCTTTCGCTCAACGCCGCCATCGAGGCGGAGAAGGCCGGCGAGTACGGCCGCGGTTTCGCCGTGGTGGCCACCGAAGTGCGCCGCCTGGCCGACCAGACCGCCGTGGCCACCTACGACATCGAGCAGATGGTCCGCGAGATCCAGTCGGCGGTGTCGGCCGGGGTCATGGGCATGGACAAGTTCTCCGAAGAGGTGCGCCGCGGCATCGCCGAGGTCGGCCAGGTCGGCGAGCAGCTGTCGCAGATCATCCACCAGGTGCAGGCGCTGGCGCCGCGCGTGCAGATGGTCAACGAGGGCATGCAGGCCCAGGCCACCGGCGCCGAGCAGATCAACCAGGCGCTGGTGCAGCTGGGCGAGGCCACCGGGCAGACCGTGGAGTCGCTGCGCCAGGCCAGTTTCGCCATCGACGAGCTCAACCTGGTGGCCAACGGACTGCGCAATGGCGTCTCCCGCTTCAAGGTCTGA
- a CDS encoding class I SAM-dependent methyltransferase, whose translation MNAQALETLQQHLLAALSAPPSEVRRLFHGRGRRYPGLEHVTADWLQGVLLVSLFREPEPDELAALEALLLAIGETPEWRTSGAEALLLQHRYLPESTMQALIGVVPEERVIEENGLRYLLDLGRKQNNGLFLDMRYGRQWLQERSRGLRVLNLFAYTCGFSVAAIAGGAEHVVNLDMARAALSRGRDNHRLNGHDLTRVEFLGHELFKSWGKVKKSGPYDLVVIDPPSFQKGSFALGKDYPRILRRLPELLAPGGRVLACVNDPSVAPAFLIDTMAAEAPQLSFVERLENPPEFADIDADAALKVLLFALRD comes from the coding sequence ATGAATGCCCAAGCCCTCGAAACCCTTCAGCAGCACCTGCTCGCCGCCCTGAGCGCGCCGCCTTCCGAGGTGCGCCGCCTGTTCCACGGGCGCGGCCGGCGTTATCCGGGGCTGGAGCACGTCACCGCCGACTGGCTGCAGGGCGTGCTGTTGGTGTCGCTGTTCCGTGAACCCGAACCAGACGAGTTGGCTGCGCTGGAGGCCCTGCTGCTGGCCATCGGTGAAACCCCCGAGTGGCGGACGAGCGGCGCCGAAGCGCTGCTGCTGCAGCATCGCTACCTGCCGGAAAGCACCATGCAGGCGTTGATCGGCGTGGTGCCGGAGGAGCGGGTGATCGAGGAGAACGGCCTGCGCTACCTGCTCGACCTCGGGCGCAAGCAGAACAACGGCCTGTTCCTCGACATGCGCTACGGCCGCCAGTGGCTGCAGGAGCGCTCCCGGGGCCTGCGCGTGCTCAACCTGTTCGCCTATACCTGCGGCTTCTCGGTGGCGGCCATTGCCGGCGGCGCCGAGCACGTGGTCAACCTCGACATGGCGCGCGCCGCGCTCAGCCGCGGGCGTGACAACCATCGCCTGAACGGCCACGACCTGACGCGCGTGGAGTTCCTCGGCCACGAGCTGTTCAAGTCCTGGGGCAAGGTGAAGAAGTCCGGCCCCTACGATCTGGTGGTGATCGATCCGCCGTCGTTCCAGAAGGGCAGCTTCGCCCTCGGCAAGGACTACCCGCGCATCCTCCGCCGCCTGCCGGAACTGCTGGCACCGGGCGGCCGCGTGCTGGCCTGCGTCAACGACCCGTCCGTGGCGCCGGCCTTCCTCATCGACACGATGGCCGCCGAGGCGCCGCAGCTGAGCTTCGTCGAGCGCCTGGAGAATCCGCCGGAGTTCGCCGATATCGATGCGGATGCGGCGTTGAAGGTGTTGTTGTTCGCCCTTCGGGACTGA
- a CDS encoding chemotaxis protein CheW, with amino-acid sequence MASPASRSEGVANGGRLYLQFRLGADRYALDVHEIAEVLPLTRFKQVPEAPAWVAGLYSHRGELLPVLDLSVVACGRPSPRLTSTRLVLVDYRFAGNGPPRRLGLILEQASQTLRRDPAAFREYGLERGEARYLGPVMVDSEGLLQRVQVDELLPDHVRELLLQNAEAEQP; translated from the coding sequence ATGGCGTCTCCCGCTTCAAGGTCTGAGGGCGTGGCCAACGGCGGCCGTCTGTACCTGCAGTTCCGCCTCGGGGCGGACCGCTACGCGCTCGACGTGCACGAGATCGCCGAGGTGCTGCCGCTGACGCGCTTCAAGCAGGTGCCGGAGGCGCCGGCCTGGGTCGCCGGGCTGTACAGCCACCGTGGCGAGCTGCTGCCGGTGCTCGACCTCAGCGTGGTCGCCTGCGGTCGCCCGTCGCCGCGCCTCACCAGTACGCGCCTGGTGCTGGTCGACTACCGCTTTGCCGGCAACGGTCCGCCGCGCCGCCTGGGGCTGATCCTGGAACAGGCCAGCCAGACCCTGCGCCGCGACCCCGCGGCTTTCCGCGAGTACGGCCTGGAGCGCGGTGAAGCGCGCTACTTGGGACCGGTGATGGTGGACTCGGAAGGGCTGCTGCAGCGCGTGCAGGTCGATGAGCTGCTGCCCGATCACGTGCGCGAGTTGTTGTTGCAGAACGCCGAGGCCGAGCAGCCATGA
- a CDS encoding YkgJ family cysteine cluster protein — protein sequence MRFSCNGCGKCCHDHHVPLTLSEARDWAADGGTLIVLVEAVLEDGSGLPAGQQEHVFKRSLAVRCGQTRAHLAITFAAFNQGACRNLQSDMRCGIYERRPLVCRIYPMEINPHIPLRAENKDCPPEVWQAGPELIVGNQLVDAELAELIERSRQADRDEIAAKAAICERLGIHTSALKGDGFTAYLPQREAFLAALDEVLAAGEVAPQADWSLHVSNDALAKQLEETGAMIAALLNENCAFISLRVA from the coding sequence ATGCGCTTTTCCTGCAATGGCTGCGGCAAGTGCTGCCATGACCACCATGTGCCCCTGACCCTGAGCGAGGCCCGCGACTGGGCGGCGGACGGCGGCACCCTGATCGTGCTGGTCGAGGCCGTGCTGGAAGACGGTTCGGGCCTGCCGGCCGGCCAGCAGGAGCACGTGTTCAAGCGCTCGCTGGCGGTCCGTTGCGGGCAGACCCGCGCGCACCTGGCCATCACCTTCGCTGCTTTCAACCAGGGTGCCTGCCGCAACCTGCAAAGCGACATGCGCTGCGGCATCTACGAGCGCCGGCCGCTGGTGTGCCGCATCTACCCGATGGAGATCAACCCGCACATCCCGCTGCGCGCGGAGAACAAGGACTGCCCGCCGGAAGTCTGGCAGGCCGGCCCGGAGCTGATCGTCGGCAACCAGCTGGTCGATGCCGAGCTGGCCGAGCTGATCGAGCGTTCGCGCCAGGCCGACCGCGACGAGATCGCCGCCAAGGCGGCCATCTGCGAGCGCCTGGGCATCCACACATCGGCGCTCAAGGGCGACGGCTTCACCGCCTACCTGCCGCAGCGCGAGGCCTTCCTCGCCGCGCTGGACGAAGTGCTGGCCGCCGGCGAGGTCGCACCGCAAGCCGACTGGTCGCTGCATGTCTCCAACGATGCGCTGGCCAAGCAGCTGGAAGAAACCGGCGCAATGATCGCCGCGCTGCTCAACGAGAACTGCGCCTTCATCTCCCTGCGCGTGGCCTGA
- a CDS encoding methyl-accepting chemotaxis protein, protein MLRAISIGRRATLGFAAMGALLVFLGVFALLKLSALRDVSQEMDDTWMPGINQMTELSTQISHIRLESMRLLVSNDSAIRQRSLDRIEQARRAQEEAFQAYAKLTAGNDEAASTDALRQAVDSYLGLVDELIRDVRGNDTQAALALMNGPIAQQGGNVHQRLQELISFNRMGAQEAADQAERQYQQDRLVVIGALLLSIVLTFALAVLLTRSIVQPLSHAVQVARTIAGGDLSQRFSIEGKDEAAQLLHALGDMRESLRATIRGIGQSATQLASAAEEMSSVMEQSTRALQAQSDQIEQAATAVNQMTSAVEEVAQNASSTSAASKEAIAAAEAGQARVGETSDAIGTLAGEVGQASQQAERLASQAQDIGKVLEVIRSVAEQTNLLALNAAIEAARAGDAGRGFAVVADEVRSLAQRTQSSTREIEELVAAIQSGSSRTVEALASSGAHAERTVGRTGEASASLEAILARMSLINERNLVIASATEEQAQVAREVDRNLTTIRDLAQQTSAGATQTSAASHELSRLAVDLNAMVTRFVV, encoded by the coding sequence ATGTTAAGAGCCATCAGCATTGGTCGTCGCGCAACCCTCGGCTTCGCCGCCATGGGCGCACTCCTGGTCTTCCTCGGGGTCTTCGCCCTGCTCAAGCTGTCTGCCTTGCGCGATGTATCGCAGGAGATGGACGACACCTGGATGCCCGGCATCAACCAGATGACCGAACTGTCCACGCAGATCAGCCATATCCGTCTCGAATCCATGCGCCTGCTGGTGAGCAACGACAGCGCCATCCGCCAGCGCAGCCTGGACCGCATAGAGCAGGCCAGGCGCGCGCAGGAAGAGGCCTTCCAGGCCTACGCCAAGCTGACCGCCGGCAACGACGAGGCGGCCAGCACAGACGCCCTGCGGCAAGCCGTCGACAGCTACCTGGGGCTGGTCGACGAACTGATCCGCGACGTGCGCGGCAACGATACCCAGGCCGCCCTGGCGCTGATGAACGGGCCCATCGCCCAGCAAGGCGGCAACGTGCATCAACGCTTGCAGGAGCTGATCTCGTTCAACCGCATGGGCGCCCAGGAAGCCGCCGATCAGGCCGAACGCCAATACCAGCAGGACCGCCTGGTGGTGATTGGCGCGCTGTTGCTCAGCATTGTGCTGACCTTCGCCCTGGCCGTCCTGCTCACCCGCAGCATCGTCCAGCCGCTCAGCCACGCGGTGCAGGTGGCGCGCACCATCGCCGGCGGCGACCTCAGCCAGCGATTCAGCATCGAGGGCAAGGACGAGGCGGCGCAGCTGCTGCACGCCCTGGGCGACATGCGCGAAAGCCTGCGCGCGACCATTCGCGGCATCGGCCAGTCGGCCACCCAGCTCGCTTCGGCAGCGGAGGAAATGAGCAGCGTGATGGAGCAAAGCACCCGCGCGCTGCAGGCGCAGAGCGACCAGATCGAACAGGCCGCCACCGCCGTCAACCAGATGACCAGCGCGGTGGAAGAAGTGGCGCAGAACGCCTCCTCCACCTCGGCCGCCTCCAAGGAAGCCATAGCCGCGGCCGAAGCCGGGCAAGCGCGGGTCGGCGAGACCAGCGACGCCATCGGCACCCTCGCCGGCGAGGTCGGCCAGGCTTCGCAGCAGGCCGAACGCCTGGCCAGCCAGGCCCAGGACATCGGCAAGGTGCTGGAGGTGATCCGCAGCGTCGCCGAGCAGACCAACCTGCTGGCGCTCAACGCCGCCATCGAAGCGGCCCGCGCCGGCGATGCCGGGCGCGGCTTCGCAGTGGTGGCCGACGAAGTGCGCTCGCTGGCCCAGCGCACGCAGAGCTCGACCCGCGAGATCGAGGAACTGGTGGCAGCCATCCAGTCCGGCAGCAGCCGGACCGTCGAAGCCCTGGCCAGCAGCGGCGCCCACGCCGAGCGCACGGTCGGCCGCACCGGCGAGGCCAGCGCCTCGCTGGAAGCCATCCTCGCCCGCATGTCGCTGATCAACGAACGCAACCTGGTGATCGCCAGCGCCACCGAGGAACAAGCGCAGGTAGCCCGCGAGGTGGACCGCAACCTGACGACCATCCGCGACCTGGCCCAGCAGACCTCGGCCGGCGCGACCCAGACCAGCGCCGCCAGCCACGAGCTGTCGCGCCTGGCGGTGGACCTCAATGCGATGGTGACCCGGTTCGTGGTGTGA
- a CDS encoding DNA polymerase II, whose protein sequence is MAAQQGFVLTRHWRDTPAGTEVEFWLATDAGPRRLRLPIQTSVAFIPAEQRARAEHQLKNETGVELRPLGLRDFEQRPVLGLYCQQHRQLMDLDKRLRSAGIEVLEADVRPPERYLMERFITAPVSFSGTADAEGVLIDAQLKPAPDYRPTLKLVSLDIETDIRGNLYSIALEGCGQRQVYMLGPANGDASWLDFDLAYCDSRGEMLERLNQWLAEHDPDAIIGWNLVQFDLRVLRDHAERLKIPLRLGRDGEPMGWRQHGSGNNHYFASAAGRLIIDGIEALRSATWSFPSFSLESVAQTLLGEGKAIDNPYDRMAEIDRKFAEDKPALAHYNLKDCELVTRIFEKTGILHFLLERASVTGLPADRSGGSVAAFTHLYLPAMHRLGFVAPNLGGKAPEASPGGFVMDSRPDLYESVLVLDYKSLYPSIIRSFLIDPVGLVEGLRQPDDEHSVEGFRGARFSRSTHCLPAMVERVWQSRDAAKREGNKPLSQALKIIMNSFYGVLGSSGCRFFDPRLASSITMRGHQIMRRTRELIEAEGHQVIYGDTDSTFVWLGRAHAEEDAERIGRALVQRVNGWWKQHLRDEFGLESALELQYETHYRRFLMPTIRGAEEGSKKRYAGLVQRADGSTEMVFKGLETVRTDWSPLAQRFQQELYERIFKRQPYQDYVREYVRQTLAGELDELLVYRKRLRRRLDDYERNVPPHVRAARAADEYNQSLGRPLQYQHGGWISYLITTAGPEPLENLRSPIDYEHYLSRQLQPVADAILPFVDDDFTRLINRQLALF, encoded by the coding sequence GTGGCTGCACAACAAGGCTTCGTCCTCACCCGGCATTGGCGCGATACGCCCGCCGGCACCGAGGTGGAGTTCTGGCTGGCCACCGATGCCGGGCCGCGTCGCTTGCGCTTGCCGATTCAAACCTCGGTCGCCTTCATCCCCGCCGAACAGCGCGCCCGCGCAGAGCATCAGCTCAAGAACGAAACCGGCGTCGAACTGCGCCCGCTCGGCCTGCGCGACTTCGAGCAGCGGCCGGTGCTCGGTCTTTACTGCCAGCAGCATCGCCAGCTGATGGACCTCGACAAGCGCCTGCGCTCCGCCGGCATCGAGGTGCTGGAGGCGGACGTCCGCCCGCCCGAGCGCTACCTGATGGAGCGCTTCATCACCGCGCCGGTCAGTTTCAGCGGCACCGCCGATGCCGAGGGCGTGCTGATCGATGCGCAGCTCAAGCCGGCACCCGACTACCGGCCCACGCTGAAGCTGGTGTCCCTCGACATCGAGACCGACATCCGCGGCAACCTCTACTCCATCGCCCTCGAAGGCTGCGGCCAGCGCCAGGTGTACATGCTCGGCCCGGCCAACGGCGACGCCTCCTGGCTGGACTTCGACCTCGCCTACTGCGACAGCCGGGGCGAGATGCTCGAACGCCTCAACCAGTGGCTGGCCGAGCACGACCCCGACGCGATCATCGGCTGGAACCTGGTGCAGTTCGACCTGCGCGTGCTGCGCGATCACGCCGAGCGGCTGAAGATTCCCCTGCGCCTGGGCCGCGACGGCGAGCCCATGGGCTGGCGGCAGCACGGCAGCGGCAACAACCACTACTTCGCCTCGGCCGCCGGGCGGCTGATCATCGACGGCATCGAGGCGCTGCGCTCGGCGACCTGGAGCTTCCCCTCCTTCAGCCTGGAAAGCGTGGCGCAGACCCTGCTCGGCGAAGGCAAGGCGATCGACAACCCCTACGACCGCATGGCCGAGATCGACCGCAAGTTCGCCGAGGACAAGCCCGCGCTCGCCCACTACAACCTCAAGGACTGCGAGCTGGTCACGCGCATCTTCGAGAAGACCGGCATCCTCCACTTCCTCCTCGAACGCGCCAGCGTCACCGGCCTGCCCGCCGACCGCAGCGGCGGCTCGGTGGCGGCCTTCACCCACCTGTACCTGCCAGCCATGCACCGCCTGGGCTTCGTCGCGCCGAACCTCGGCGGCAAGGCCCCGGAAGCGAGCCCCGGCGGCTTCGTCATGGACTCGCGGCCCGACCTCTACGAGTCGGTGCTGGTGCTCGACTACAAGAGCCTGTACCCCTCGATCATCCGCAGCTTCCTGATCGACCCGGTGGGCCTGGTCGAGGGCCTGCGCCAGCCGGACGACGAGCACTCGGTGGAAGGCTTCCGCGGCGCCCGCTTCTCGCGCAGCACGCACTGCCTGCCGGCGATGGTCGAGCGCGTGTGGCAGAGCCGCGACGCCGCCAAGCGCGAGGGCAACAAACCGCTGTCCCAGGCGCTGAAGATCATCATGAACTCCTTCTATGGCGTGCTCGGCTCCAGCGGCTGCCGCTTCTTCGACCCGCGCCTCGCCTCGTCCATCACCATGCGCGGGCACCAGATCATGCGCCGCACCCGCGAGCTGATCGAAGCCGAAGGGCACCAGGTGATCTACGGCGACACCGACTCCACCTTCGTCTGGCTCGGCCGTGCCCACGCGGAGGAGGACGCCGAGCGCATCGGCCGCGCGCTGGTGCAGCGGGTCAACGGCTGGTGGAAGCAGCACCTGCGCGACGAATTCGGCCTGGAAAGCGCCCTGGAGCTGCAGTACGAAACCCACTACCGGCGCTTCCTCATGCCGACCATTCGCGGCGCCGAGGAAGGCAGCAAGAAGCGCTACGCAGGCCTGGTGCAGCGCGCCGACGGCAGCACGGAAATGGTCTTCAAGGGCCTGGAAACGGTGCGCACCGACTGGTCGCCGCTGGCCCAGCGCTTCCAGCAGGAGCTCTACGAGCGCATCTTCAAGCGCCAGCCCTACCAGGACTATGTGCGCGAGTACGTGCGCCAGACCCTGGCCGGCGAGCTGGACGAGCTGCTCGTCTACCGCAAGCGCCTGCGCCGGCGCCTGGACGACTACGAACGCAACGTCCCGCCGCACGTGCGCGCGGCCCGCGCCGCCGACGAATACAACCAGAGCCTGGGGCGGCCGCTGCAGTACCAGCACGGCGGCTGGATCAGCTACCTGATCACCACCGCCGGCCCCGAGCCGCTGGAAAACCTGCGCTCGCCCATCGACTACGAGCACTACCTGAGCCGCCAGCTGCAGCCGGTGGCCGACGCCATCCTGCCCTTCGTCGACGACGACTTCACCCGCCTGATCAATCGCCAGCTGGCGTTGTTCTGA
- a CDS encoding EF-hand domain-containing protein — MPNIARSLTTTLLFGLLCASQAHAADTGAGAGAGAGAGAGAGAGIDGSRREMMQQRVQQFFKQMDANGDGKITHDEYMANAERQFKRLDTNHDGVIDQNELHNLRNMMPRAGQGGGMPLP, encoded by the coding sequence ATGCCCAATATCGCCCGATCCCTGACCACCACTCTCCTGTTCGGCCTGCTCTGCGCAAGCCAGGCCCACGCCGCCGACACCGGAGCCGGAGCCGGAGCCGGAGCCGGAGCCGGAGCCGGAGCCGGAGCCGGAATCGACGGTAGCCGCCGCGAGATGATGCAGCAACGCGTGCAGCAGTTCTTCAAGCAGATGGATGCCAACGGCGACGGCAAGATTACCCACGACGAGTACATGGCCAACGCCGAGCGCCAGTTCAAGCGCCTGGATACCAACCACGACGGCGTGATCGACCAGAACGAACTGCACAACCTGCGCAACATGATGCCGCGCGCCGGCCAGGGCGGCGGAATGCCGCTCCCCTGA